In Lacerta agilis isolate rLacAgi1 chromosome 1, rLacAgi1.pri, whole genome shotgun sequence, the following proteins share a genomic window:
- the SOCS4 gene encoding suppressor of cytokine signaling 4 — MAENKERSSKNPDVRPKTSRSRSADRKDGYVWSGKKLSWSKRSEGSSDAETASTSGKSMFSLRNQEGKHSCSSTELDLERSCGHRLLGRSLKQKLQDAVGQCFPIKNCSSRHSSVLPSKRKIHISELMLDKCPFPPRSELAFRWHLIKRHTAPVKQASESWLSMESSQGEGRTGELRGVESAEGGESAVLQACSIPDVAACRCDPQGDSAAGKQLRNSREESDMDSDDEVVTLCTSSRKRNKPRWETDDELLQLETPPKYHTQIDYVHCLVPDLLRINNNPCYWGVMDKYAAEALLDGKPEGTFLLRDSAQEDYLFSVSFRRYSRSLHARIEQWNHNFSFDAHDPCVFHSPDITGLLEHYKDPSSCMFFEPLLSTPLNRTFPFSLQHICRTVICNNTTYDGIDALPIPPSVKLYLKEYHYKSKVRVLRIDVPDQQL, encoded by the coding sequence ATGGCAGAAAATAAAGAAAGGAGTTCTAAAAATCCAGATGTGAGACCTAAAACCAGCCGGAGTAGAAGTGCAGACAGAAAGGACGGCTATGTGTGGAGCGGAAAGAAGCTTTCCTGGTCAAAAAGGAGTGAAGGCAGTTCTGACGCTGAAACGGCCAGCACCTCAGGGAAATCCATGTTTAGTTTAAGGAACCAGGAAGGGAAACACAGCTGTTCCTCTACTGAGCTGGACTTGGAGCGTTCCTGCGGCCACAGACTCCTAGGCCGCTCCCTTAAGCAGAAACTGCAGGATGCTGTGGGCCAGTGCTTTCCCATAAAGAACTGCAGCAGTCGACATTCTTCAGTGCTTCCATCCAAGAGAAAGATACATATCAGTGAGCTCATGCTGGACAAGTGTCCTTTCCCGCCACGATCCGAACTAGCCTTCCGGTGGCATTTAATCAAACGGCACACTGCCCCTGTAAAACAGGCATCCGAAAGTTGGTTAAGTATGGAGTCATCACAAGGTGAAGGGAGGACCGGGGAGCTCAGGGGCGTTGAGAGTGCAGAAGGAGGAGAGTCAGCGGTTTTGCAGGCATGCAGCATTCCTGACGTTGCAGCCTGCAGGTGCGACCCTCAAGGTGACTCTGCCGCAGGCAAGCAGCTAAGGAACAGCAGAGAGGAAAGTGACATGGACTCCGACGATGAAGTGGTGACACTATGCACTAGCTCTAGGAAGAGAAACAAGCCACGGTGGGAAACAGATGACGAGCTGCTGCAGCTGGAAACGCCTCCTAAATACCACACCCAGATAGATTACGTTCATTGTCTTGTCCCTGACCTCCTTCGGATCAATAATAATCCCTGCTACTGGGGAGTGATGGATAAATACGCTGCAGAAGCACTTTTAGATGGGAAGCCAGAAGGGACTTTTTTGCTACGAGACTCTGCCCAGGAAGATTACTTGTTCTCTGTCAGTTTTAGGCGTTACAGCCGTTCCCTTCATGCCAGGATCGAGCAGTGGAATCACAACTTCAGCTTCGATGCCCACGACCCATGCGTCTTCCATTCTCCCGACATCACTGGACTCCTGGAACATTACAAAGATCCAAGCTCTTGCATGTTCTTTGAACCTCTTCTCTCGACTCCCTTAAACAGGACTTTCCCCTTTTCCCTTCAACATATATGCAGGACAGTTATTTGCAACAATACGACTTACGATGGCATAGACGCCCTTCCCATTCCTCCCTCTGTGAAATTGTATCTGAAAGAATATCACTATAAGTCCAAAGTTAGAGTCCTCAGGATTGATGTACCAGACCAGCAACTCTAG